The following are encoded together in the Phragmites australis chromosome 19, lpPhrAust1.1, whole genome shotgun sequence genome:
- the LOC133899900 gene encoding receptor-like protein EIX2, translated as MDIMSLDALYFSSNNLTGQIPPLPRNLSVLDISRNSLSGPLPSNFGAPNLDLIALYSNYISGQIPTSICELSLYGLDLANNLFEGELPQCLNMSRMTYLLLSNNISFSGNFPPFLRSCTSLSFLDLSWNRFSGTLPMWIGSCSSLQFLRLNHNMFYGHIPNNITSLTNIYHLNLAANWISGVIPPHLSNLTFMTRRYILDPYKDVPAGFQDIIGELLIDTKGQQLNYHGAGVLEILSIDLSSNHLTGKIPDGITSLDGLVNLNLSRNQLNGEVPDKIGAMQSLESLDLSNNNLFGEIPSSISNLTFLSILDLSYNNLTGRIPSGRQLDTLYTGNPSMYDGNTGLCGRPLQRNCGSNNTSEHGDEKRDEHHSGPMFFYFGLGIGYVVGLWVVFCALLFQKAWRIAYFRLVGRFYDKIYVFVVITWKSFTRKADVR; from the coding sequence ATGGATATCATGTCATTGGATGCACTATATTTCAGTTCAAACAACCTAACCGGTCAAATACCTCCATTGCCAAGAAACCTCAGCGTGTTGGATATCTCGAGAAATTCTTTATCAGGACCCTTGCCATCAAATTTTGGAGCGCCAAATCTAGATTTGATTGCATTGTATTCTAATTACATCAGTGGTCAGATACCAACATCTATCTGTGAATTGAGCTTGTATGGCTTGGATTTGGCCAATAATCTTTTTGAAGGAGAACTTCCTCAATGTTTAAATATGTCAAGAATGACATATCTATTATTAAGTAACAATATTAGCTTCTCTGGCAACTTCCCACCATTTCTAAGAAGCTGCACGAGTCTGTCGTTTCTGGATCTATCATGGAATAGATTCTCAGGAACATTGCCAATGTGGATCGGGAGCTGCAGTTCATTGCAGTTTTTACGACTGAATCACAACATGTTCTACGGGCATATTCCAAACAACATCACAAGTCTCACAAATATTTATCATCTGAATCTTGCAGCCAATTGGATATCAGGTGTCATACCTCCGCATCTATCAAATCTAACGTTTATGACAAGAAGATATATACTGGATCCTTACAAGGACGTTCCCGCCGGGTTCCAAGATATAATTGGTGAATTATTAATAGACACCAAGGGACAACAACTCAATTACCATGGTGCGGGTGTTTTGGAGATACTGAGCATTGACCTCTCATCGAACCATTTAACCGGTAAAATTCCAGACGGGATAACATCTCTCGATGGATTGGTAAATTTGAACTTATCTCGAAATCAACTGAATGGAGAAGTTCCTGACAAGATTGGGGCCATGCAGTCGTTGGAGTCACTTGACCTCTCCAACAACAATCTTTTTGGAGAAATCCCATCAAGCATATCAAATTTGACATTTTTAAGCATTTTGGACTTGTCTTATAATAATCTAACAGGAAGAATACCATCAGGACGTCAACTTGACACTCTCTACACAGGGAATCCCTCTATGTACGACGGAAACACCGGTCTATGTGGGCGTCCTCTTCAAAGGAATTGTGGAAGCAATAATACATCTGAGCATGGAGATGAAAAGAGAGATGAACATCATTCTGGGCCAATGTTCTTTTACTTTGGACTTGGCATCGGATATGTAGTTGGTCTATGGGTGGTGTTTTGTGCCCTACTATTCCAGAAAGCGTGGAGGATTGCTTATTTTCGCCTAGTCGGCAggttttatgataaaatttatGTGTTTGTGGTTATAACATGGAAAAGCTTTACTAGGAAGGCAGACGTACGCTAA
- the LOC133899901 gene encoding receptor-like protein EIX2: MMLAFSMSIAGFLLLVVIVAAASSSFTGVHAGAACAPKERDALLAFKQGITSDPGGLLASWQPEDEHDCCQWGGVQCSNLTGHVLELHLGGGGLTREISRSLLSLQHLEYVNVSMNSLQGPTGQVPEFLGSFKNLRYLNLSNIPFSGRVPPQLGNLSKLQYLDLSNTGLQEQYMYSTDLSWLTHLPLLQYLNMGSVNLGMVTDWPYVVNMLPSLRVLILDDCSLTSANQKLPRLNLTNLEELDFSWNSFHHPVASCWYWNLTSLVYLSLAGTELYGQLPSTLGDMVSLQVLELSYNSNNNLSMTTTNLKNLCNLTVLALDASLSYGNITELIERLPQCSSNKLQELHLQSNYLVGFLPSNMGHLASIVTLVLSGNNITGPLPAFIGHFAHLRTLDLSANHLTGHVPSETRQ; the protein is encoded by the coding sequence ATGATGCTAGCTTTCAGCATGTCCATCGCCGGTTTCCTGCTCCTCGTAGTCATCGTAGCAGCTGCTTCCTCTTCCTTCACCGGCGTCCACGCGGGCGCCGCCTGTGCGCCCAAGGAGAGGGACGCCCTCCTGGCGTTCAAGCAAGGCATCACCAGCGACCCCGGGGGCCTCCTGGCGTCATGGCAGCCAGAAGATGAGCATGACTGCTGCCAATGGGGAGGAGTCCAGTGCAGCAACCTTACGGGCCATGTCCTCGAGCTGCACCTCGGAGGCGGAGGTCTGACCAGAGAGATAAGTCGTTCTCTACTCTCCTTGCAGCATCTTGAATATGTCAATGTCAGCATGAACAGCCTCCAGGGGCCGACCGGCCAAGTCCCAGAGTTCCTGGGATCTTTCAAGAACCTAAGATATCTTAACCTCTCTAACATACCGTTTTCCGGTAGGGTGCCTCCTCAGCTTGGCAACCTCTCAAAGCTGCAGTATCTTGATCTTTCAAACACTGGTTTGCAGGAGCAGTACATGTACTCTACTGATCTCTCGTGGTTAACACACCTACCTTTGTTGCAGTACCTCAATATGGGGTCGGTAAATCTTGGCATGGTAACTGACTGGCCGTATGTGGTGAATATGTTGCCTTCTTTGAGGGTCCTTATTCTCGATGATTGCTCGCTAACAAGTGCAAACCAAAAGCTCCCACGCCTTAACCTTACAAACCTTGAGGAGCTCGATTTCTCCTGGAATAGCTTTCACCACCCAGTTGCATCTTGTTGGTATTGGAACCTAACAAGCCTAGTGTACCTCTCCCTCGCGGGAACTGAGCTGTACGGACAACTTCCAAGTACGCTGGGAGACATGGTATCCCTTCAAGTACTAGAGTTGTCATATAATAGTAATAATAACTTGAGCATGACGACGACAAACTTGAAGAACCTATGCAACTTGACTGTTCTAGCTCTTGATGCATCTCTTTCATATGGAAATATAACAGAGTTGATTGAGAGGTTGCCGCAGTGTTCATCAAACAAGTTGCAGGAGTTGCATCTACAGTCAAACTACCTGGTAGGGTTCCTACCAAGCAACATGGGGCACTTGGCCAGTATAGTCACTCTTGTTCTCAGTGGTAACAACATTACTGGACCTCTCCCAGCATTTATAGGGCATTTTGCACATTTGAGGACCCTTGACCTCTCTGCAAACCACCTCACTGGACATGTGCCATCTGAAACGAGGCAATGA
- the LOC133901059 gene encoding uncharacterized protein LOC133901059: MAVEVREELEVVVAVYGDDIRVLRDLPPHLVVHYPKEPPYIYAVESKGLDENRQAYLISSIKNKAQELSNYPMLVTLCEEAGEILSNMNHPAGDCPLYLYPLVGEDKDGSALPFMKLMSCYHSFHSDCIMRWWEWLQQDDANLKECNTAYPKEPPHIYAVQSKSLDENRQAYLISSIKNNE, translated from the exons ATGGCGGTGGAGGTGCGGGAGGAGctagaggtggtggtggcggtgtaCGGAGACGACATCCGCGTGCTCCGCGACCTCCCTCCCCACCTCGTTGTCCAC TATCCGAAGGAACCACCTTATATTTATGCTGTGGAAAGTAAGGGCCTTGATGAAAATCGACAAGCATATCTTATTAGCAGCATCAAGAACAAGGCACAAGAGCTTTCTAACTACCCAATGCTTGTGACGTTGTGTGAG GAAGCTGGAGAGATCCTCTCAAATATGAATCATCCAGCAGGGGATTGTCCACTGTATCTATATCCTTTAGTGGGAGAGGATAAGGATGGTTCTGCATTGCCATTTATGAAGTTGATGTCATGCTACCACTCCTTCCATAG TGACTGCATTATGAGATGGTGGGAATGGCTCCAACAGGATGATGCGAACCTTAAGGAATGTAATACAGCA TATCCAAAGGAACCACCTCATATTTATGCTGTGCAAAGTAAGAGCCTTGATGAGAATCGACAAGCATATCTTATTAGCAGCATCAAGAACAATGAATAA
- the LOC133901062 gene encoding uncharacterized protein LOC133901062 produces the protein QLVIDASKGLDLSSSDKHYNVNQHKGFCPVCRKVFDEKDIEHVRDLLGANTSRLASLTIDLGEEEKELLHSELEMNRKKNFESLVNLQQERNGLIKPKNDLAIQPGMYVSLPPSVPATVAGDNDPCEDTTTSTSETWADPTMMHGYSSEYSTFL, from the exons CAACTAGTTATTGATGCTTCTAAAGGATTGGATTTGTCCAGCTCAGACAAGCATTATAATGTGAATCAGCACAAAGGATTTTGTCCAGTTTGCCGCAAAGTGTTCGATGAGAAGGATATTGAGCATGTACGTGATCTGTTGGGTGCAAATACTTCCCGGCTG GCATCATTAACAATTGACCTGGGTGAAGAGGAAAAGGAATTGCTCCATTCTGAGTTAGAGATGAACAGAAAGAAAAATTTTGAGTCACTGGTTAATCTGCAACAAGAACGAAATGGCCTGATCAAACCGAAGAACGACCTCGCCATACAGCCTGGAATGTATGTTTCTCTTCCTCCCAGCGTGCCAGCTACAGTTGCAGGAGACAATGATCCCTGCGAAGACACCACTACTTCAACATCAGAAACATGGGCGGACcccaccatgatgcatgggtattcaaGTGAATACTCaacttttttgtaa
- the LOC133900734 gene encoding receptor-like protein EIX1 — protein sequence MMLAFSMATADFLLLVVIVAAASYSFTGVHAGAACAPKERDALLAFRQGITSDPWGLLASWQPEDEHDCCQWEGVQCSNLTGHVLELHLSSGHLTGGGLTGEISRSLLSLQHLEYVDASLNNLQGPTGQVPEFLGSFKNLRYLDLSYIPFSGRVPPQLGNLSKLHYLDLSNAGSQQHMYSTDLSWLTHLPLLQYLNMESVNLSMVTNWPYVVNMLPSLRVLILDDCSLTSANQSLPHLNLTNLEELHLSSNSFQHPVASCWFWNLTSVVHLSLVGTELYGQLPSTLGDMVSLQILDLSLNNITGPLPAFIGHFAHLRTLDLSDNHLTGHVPSEIGMLANLTKLDLSGNDLDGSITEEHLDGLRSLEYIDLSKNQLKIVVGSKWQPTFRLQKAYFASCQVGPLFPAWLKWQVDILQLDISNTGIIDRLPDWFCNTFSKAEYLEISNNQISDGLPTNMDIMSLNALYFSSNNLTGQIPPLPRNLFVLDISRNSLSGPLPSNFGAPMLDMIILYSNYISGQIPTSICELSLQILNLANNLFEGELPQCLNMSNMVYLLLSNNSFSGNFPSFLRSCTSLRFLDLSWNRFSGSLPKWIGSFSSLQFLRLNHNMFYGHIPNNITSLTNLYHLNLAANWISGVIPPHLSNLTYMTRIFIMDPAEVQNGIGEFLIFNEFLIDTKGNQLNYQGFGVLEVLSIDLSSNHLTGKIPDGITSLDGLVNLNLSWNQLNGEVPDKIGTMQSLESLDLSNNNLFGEIPSSISNLTFLSILDLSYNNLTGRIPSGRQLDTLYMENPSMYDGNNGLCGRPLQRNCGSNNTSEHGDEKRDEHHSGPMFFYFGLGIGYVVGLWVVFCALLFLKVWRIAYFHLVDRFYDKIYVFVVVTWKSFTRKDDVR from the coding sequence ATGATGCTAGCTTTCAGCATGGCCACCGCCGATTTCCTGCTCCTCGTAGTCATCGTAGCAGCTGCTTCCTATTCCTTCACCGGCGTCCACGCGGGCGCCGCCTGTGCGCCTAAGGAGAGGGACGCCCTCCTGGCGTTCAGGCAAGGCATCACCAGCGACCCCTGGGGCCTCCTGGCGTCATGGCAGCCAGAAGATGAGCATGACTGCTGCCAGTGGGAAGGAGTCCAGTGCAGCAACCTGACAGGCCATGTCCTCGAGCTGCACCTCAGCAGCGGACATCTGACCGGCGGAGGTCTGACCGGAGAGATAAGTCGTTCTCTGCTCTCCTTGCAGCATCTTGAATATGTCGATGCCAGCTTGAACAACCTCCAGGGGCCGACCGGCCAAGTCCCAGAGTTCCTAGGATCTTTCAAGAACCTAAGATATCTTGACCTCTCTTACATACCGTTTTCCGGTAGGGTGCCTCCTCAGCTTGGCAACCTCTCAAAGCTGCACTATCTTGATCTTTCAAACGCTGGTTCGCAGCAGCACATGTACTCCACTGATCTCTCGTGGTTAACACACCTACCTTTGTTGCAGTACCTCAACATGGAGTCAGTAAATCTTAGCATGGTAACTAACTGGCCATATGTGGTGAATATGTTGCCTTCTTTGAGGGTCCTTATTCTCGATGATTGCTCGCTAACAAGTGCAAACCAATCGCTCCCACACCTTAACCTTACAAACCTTGAGGAGCTCCATCTCTCCTCCAATAGCTTTCAGCACCCAGTTGCATCTTGTTGGTTTTGGAACCTAACAAGCGTAGTGCACCTCTCCCTCGTGGGAACTGAGCTGTACGGACAACTTCCAAGTACGCTGGGAGACATGGTATCCCTTCAAATACTAGACTTGTCGTTGAATAACATTACTGGACCTCTCCCAGCATTCATAGGTCATTTTGCACATTTGAGGACCCTTGACCTCTCTGACAACCACCTCACTGGACATGTGCCGTCTGAAATAGGTATGCTAGCTAATTTGACTAAGTTGGATCTAAGCGGCAATGACTTGGATGGTTCGATCACAGAAGAACACTTGGACGGTTTACGAAGCTTAGAGTACATAGACTTATCTAAGAATCAATTGAAGATTGTGGTGGGTTCAAAATGGCAACCCACATTTAGACTACAAAAAGCATATTTTGCATCGTGCCAGGTCGGTCCTCTATTTCCTGCATGGCTTAAATGGCAAGTGGATATTCTTCAGCTTGATATCTCAAACACAGGTATAATAGATAGGCTTCCAGATTGGTTCTGTAATACATTTTCAAAGGCCGAATACTTGGAAATCTCCAATAATCAAATCAGTGATGGCTTGCCAACAAATATGGATATCATGTCATTGAATGCACTATATTTCAGTTCAAATAACCTAACCGGTCAAATACCTCCATTGCCAAGAAACCTCTTCGTGTTGGATATCTCAAGAAATTCTTTATCAGGACCCTTGCCATCAAATTTTGGAGCGCCAATGCTAGATATGATTATATTGTATTCTAATTACATCAGTGGTCAGATACCAACATCTATCTGTGAATTGAGCTTGCAGATCTTGAATTTGGCCAATAATCTTTTTGAAGGAGAACTTCCCCAATGTTTAAATATGTCAAATATGGTATATCTATTATTAAGTAACAATAGCTTCTCTGGCAACTTCCCATCATTTCTACGAAGCTGCACGAGTCTGCGTTTTCTGGATCTATCATGGAATAGATTCTCCGGATCATTGCCAAAGTGGATCGGGAGCTTCAGTTCATTGCAGTTTTTACGACTGAATCACAACATGTTCTACGGGCATATTCCAAACAACATCACAAGTCTCACAAATCTTTATCATCTGAATCTTGCAGCCAACTGGATATCAGGTGTCATACCTCCGCATCTATCAAATCTAACGTATATGACAAGAATATTTATAATGGATCCCGCCGAGGTCCAAAATGGAATTGGTGAATTTTTAATATTCAACGAATTTTTAATAGACACCAAGGGGAATCAACTCAATTACCAAGGTTTTGGTGTTTTGGAGGTACTGAGCATTGACCTCTCATCCAACCATTTAACGGGTAAAATTCCAGACGGGATAACATCTCTTGATGGATTGGTAAATCTGAACTTATCTTGGAATCAACTGAATGGAGAAGTTCCTGACAAGATTGGGACCATGCAGTCATTGGAGTCACTTGACCTCTCCAACAACAATCTTTTTGGAGAAATCCCATCAAGCATATCAAATTTGACATTTTTAAGCATTTTAGACTTGTCTTACAATAATCTAACAGGAAGAATACCATCAGGGCGTCAACTTGACACTCTCTACATGGAGAATCCCTCTATGTACGACGGAAACAACGGTCTATGTGGGCGTCCTCTTCAAAGGAATTGTGGAAGCAATAATACATCTGAGCATGGAGATGAAAAGAGAGATGAACATCATTCTGGGCCAATGTTCTTTTACTTTGGACTTGGCATCGGATATGTAGTTGGTCTATGGGTGGTGTTTTGTGCCCTACTATTTCTGAAAGTGTGGAGGATTGCTTATTTTCACCTAGTCGACAggttttatgataaaatttatGTGTTTGTGGTTGTAACATGGAAAAGCTTTACTAGAAAGGATGACGTACGCTAA